A single window of Leptospira neocaledonica DNA harbors:
- a CDS encoding LIC11631 family protein: protein MAKTILSKPSIFEPYGHSDLYALDNLYFSTLREREVWDFSRVREFSALNLGFIFARAELFWKKFHSELEIKNLNPSFKKGICLSAGWEDAPGLKIDSFLPKVLGTEEVFQYSRLEDLSEKIPFREFFSSEGFVFEGTWKEKNYLILFSKIHSENRNLPSVIKKISQFHFEKKSEGNFFLRTEKQSYLNFLKPKESLGPLFLQEKKIDQEPFLFLSLEYSDIIK from the coding sequence ATGGCGAAAACGATCCTCTCCAAACCAAGTATTTTCGAACCTTATGGTCATTCGGACCTATATGCTTTGGACAATCTCTACTTTTCCACGTTAAGAGAAAGAGAAGTCTGGGACTTTTCCAGGGTAAGAGAATTTTCTGCCTTAAATTTAGGATTCATTTTTGCCAGAGCGGAACTTTTTTGGAAAAAGTTTCACTCGGAACTGGAGATCAAAAACCTAAACCCAAGTTTTAAAAAAGGGATTTGTTTAAGTGCAGGCTGGGAAGATGCTCCCGGACTTAAGATCGATTCTTTTTTACCAAAAGTGCTCGGTACGGAAGAAGTATTTCAATATTCAAGATTGGAAGATCTTTCCGAAAAAATTCCTTTTAGAGAATTTTTTTCCTCCGAAGGGTTCGTTTTCGAAGGAACTTGGAAAGAGAAAAATTATCTAATTTTATTTTCTAAGATCCATTCTGAAAATAGAAATCTTCCATCTGTGATTAAAAAGATTTCTCAGTTTCATTTCGAGAAAAAATCAGAAGGGAATTTTTTCCTTAGAACAGAAAAGCAGTCGTACTTAAATTTCCTGAAACCGAAAGAGTCCTTAGGTCCTCTATTTTTACAAGAGAAGAAGATCGACCAGGAGCCTTTTTTATTTTTGAGTCTGGAATATTCTGATATTATAAAGTAA